The Polypterus senegalus isolate Bchr_013 chromosome 1, ASM1683550v1, whole genome shotgun sequence genomic sequence GATAATAGCTGTAGACCAGAAAGACAATAAAACTGTTATCCAAATGTGCTGAGAAGAAAATAGGGCACCTGTGGTTTTAGATAAGATATGGCTTTGACTGGCGGAAAACTGTACGTACTAATGATGATATCCTTTTATCAGCCTAAACATAATCCGCatgcctgatgggaattgcagTACCCAAGTCAGCACTGGAGTCTGGTTTGCCCCTCTCCCATTACAACCCCTCTCTCCAATACACCACATAGCTTGTACTTTAAGTTGAATGATCAGCAATGCTCGTGTAAACTTTGATGAACATCGTTTGAAACATTTTTGTGTGATTTATGCAAAAAAAACCAGaaattgaaataaacaaataaaaagacaatcaagcaggttatgattttatttttatagatttcTTCTCATcgctttttctttgttaattatgtCTTTTGATAATGATGGGGTAAGACCTCTAACTGTGAGACAGCCATCAGGTGCTGCAATGATTAAGAATGCAGTTACTCGAGGACTGTTTAAATCACTGGTTGCCACAGCTTCTTTGCTGTTGCATTAGTTCAAGAAACCTGTCTCTTTTGCTCCCTTTCTATGTTGTACATTTCTAGCTCTTTTTGACTTTTGTCTGGCTTTGcgagttgtttttcttttatggatttTTGGATGTGTCCACCTATACTCTACTTGTTGTTacacatgtgcgattgggaggcagcaaaagggcctgaataatagtagtaccacaccagaccagggggtggcgagctgcactgactttctctctcaatcttctgcagactATTCACCattcatgacatcacttccggaacCGGCACtattgatgatgccacttccagtcccAATTATGCCActtcctttaaagccgccatatttgcactcttaaatcagttctgttttggactccaacctgTGAACAACTCAACCAAAATATCAATTTGCAGTCAAGTTATAATATACACATGGCTAACCCAAACATTTTGGATGTCTGTGGTCTGTTATTGTGacagtggtgtagttggcaggaagAAGCCCAGAAGAAACAGGGACAAGACTCAAAAATGtaccaggtgggagagtaccagggccgagccagagtcgggaggaatgAGATAAGGCATGCTGCGGGGAGTGGAGGAGACAAAAGAGGAGAAATGAAGGGAGGAAACTAACTGTGTTTAGCTGTTGTACTTATTAGGACTGTGCTGTGCCTTTGGGAAACAGGAAAGGCATTGCCCACAggtgaaaaaaagtaaataaaacatttgtgttttactAGCGTGCCTcgtgcatctgtctgtgtcgggtcaagtGGCTGCTACGCCCTCTACATTGTCACAAGGTGTAAAGAGTAAAATACAAAACCAGTGGTCCATTTCGTAGAACTAATGGTATTGAAAAATAGCTTGACCCGACATACAAATGATTAGGCATTCACATGGCAGcagattttttaattaattttgtgatCTAAAAGAAGTGGTTTATTACATTTTCATCTCTGTTAAATGTTGTAGTTTGTGGATGAGAGCCTTTGTTACTTATCATGTTTGATGTGTTGTTTGCCTTTGGTTGTTTAACTGGGGACAACTAATTATGCAGCGTGTGCTGATGGGGGTGAAAACCAAATAAAATGGAGCAGTGGCATCCTTTCAGTACTCTTGCATTATGTTCTTTTGACCTTTGTGTCAGCTACACTTTCTTCCTTAGGATTTAGTGCTTTAAGCGTGATTGATTCTGACCTTTGCCTGTTATTTTAGATTTTGGCTTCACAATTCATTTTTAAGACTACTTTGCCTTTCCAGATTTTGGCCATGTATCTGTTTAATTTGTCTAACTCTACATTTGTGATATTCACTTTTGGTATGTGTGCATGtttatttctgattattttaATCTTGTAGTGTTTGTGGTGACattaatttatgttcttttttttttggatggtcGCCTCTCTTCTTGTTACTTGTTGCACAGCTGTGGCTACATTTGTGGTTTTTATGTCATTTGCTGTGAAATGGAGGTAATGTAATGCATCGTGCCACCATGTTCCGCCTATTTAAGATTACGGCGCACAGCAGCTAGTTATCCAAGTGTTGAATCCTTTCAGAAAATAAACTTTGTCGTTGtgacagttgtgagaaaacaatCTAAGAAAGTGCTAGGATTTTAACTCTGCTTTGCTTTTGCTCTGGTGCAGTTCAGTAGTTCCCctgctccatttctcctccttcATAGCGCCACCAGCTGGATTATCATGGTTACTGTATGTATTGTAGTTATAATATGTTCATTCTGATTTGCTCCTCATTGTTAGCTTGAACTGACAGCCAAATATAATGGGGCCTTGGTCTGATTTCCACCTCTATGGCGTTTGCTTCTGTGTTGTGGAAGCCAATGGTGGGATGCACTGACAGTAGGGAACTTGGTGAGCCTCAAACAGCTTATAGTTAGGACCATAATATGGTCTAGTCAGGCTCTATAGGAAACCTAGGGTTTGCTTTCTGTTTTAACTGTTATTTCATGTTCCCTTCATTTCTatgttatatttaattaatttatgtatGTTTAATAAAGATTTAGATTTTGGCAGTAGTcccctgtcacaatatataatatggagaaaattaattaattaattaaaggacagttataaatattaaatgataTGTCTTAATGTTGTACCTGCTTCACAGGGTCCTTCATGCTGCACTTTCAGATTATTAGTAGGATGAGCATTTGCAGCTTCCTGGAATTTACATATCTGCGGGTAGGTCTTTCCATCAGAGCCACATACAGCCTTGTTAGATGTGCAAGTACACTGTGGTTCAGGAACTTCCCCTTCCCGAAGGTCTCCTAGGTCCAGCCTGCACTCAAGGTTCTCTCCACATTTGCCATAGAAATGATTGGTGTTATCCAAGTCACAGATCTGGCCCTCCAGATTGGCACATTCCCAGCAGCAGTCACAATGATCCAGCACCACTCCTGCCAGGCATCCCCTAGGAGAAGGACACTCATCTGCTCGGCAGTCAGCGCAGTTCTCACCTTCTTCAAGGAGCCTCTGCCAGCCACGCTGAAGATAATCTGGTCCCCTTGGCACTGCCAAAGCTCTTTGACTGTTCGCCCACACCAAACACAACAGAGCCAGCACTGTTAAGCTGGTGTATTGACAAGCTGAGTGCCTCATTTTAATTAGCTCTTCAAGCCTCCTCTCAGAGAAACGCCCATCACTTCACAGACGGCTTCTAATGTTACATTTCAGCAGAAGCTTTCTTTTATCACTGTTTCTTTATCATTCTCTTCCCAGATAACCTTTGAAAGAACAGAGATTGATCGAATTTAGTTAACTGCTGCTAATCAAAATTAAGAGCAAATAATCAATTTAAGACAAATACCTAGTACTGTAATAGCTCAAAAGAAATGAGGGATAGCAAGGATCAGAAACAAGAGGATAAAATAGGTAGGGTGGGGTGCAActgtaatataatgaaataataaataaaaaatcatatttgATATATGAAGTTAATATCctttttaaatttcagatttgttcaatatattcaaaattagctcaaatagatttaaaaaaatatatatacagtatatatataaatatttatattgtcacacatgtgcattcaAGAGACACCTCAAGAACTCATCAGTTTATAATAACCAACTAGGGTGAGAGAGAGTGTTAACGCTAACATGCTTATCTCTTTTTTCTTCCTTAGCACCAAGAAGATTGCCCTTTGTCGCTAAATGACCATTCTCCTTGCAGCAGGACTGCTATAAAAGTGGGATGCCACAACTGACGGGACATCATCTTTGAGAGGATAGAGCTCCCTAATTTTTACGTACTTGCAAGAGCTACTTCAATTGCACAAACCATTGAGgtgatttatgtttattattgctCCATTGAGCACCTGTCTACTTTATCTGCCAAAAGATTCAAGGGGATGCCCTCACTGGTACTCCAACACTTTGTACGAGCTCCAAGTGTTTCTCACATCcattcataatttatttatttatttgagccCTACTAATTGTGGTGGGACACATTACAACAAGGTCTTTTGgggtttaatttattaattgcttttagtttttattt encodes the following:
- the LOC120514553 gene encoding kazal-type serine protease inhibitor domain-containing protein 1-like — encoded protein: MRHSACQYTSLTVLALLCLVWANSQRALAVPRGPDYLQRGWQRLLEEGENCADCRADECPSPRGCLAGVVLDHCDCCWECANLEGQICDLDNTNHFYGKCGENLECRLDLGDLREGEVPEPQCTCTSNKAVCGSDGKTYPQICKFQEAANAHPTNNLKVQHEGPCEAAPHIVSPPYDIWNVTGEDVIFGCEVFAYPMASIEWRKDGNEMFLPGDDPHISVQFRGGPQKYEVSGWLQIQGIRHGDEGTYHCYAKNRHGEVEATASLTVFKAGQINMTALQQLRTSSHYTEDYSESEDGDDYY